A DNA window from Nitrospirota bacterium contains the following coding sequences:
- the topA gene encoding type I DNA topoisomerase, whose protein sequence is MASKLVIVESPAKARTINKILGKQYAVKASVGHVKDLPAKVLGVEVKDAFRPDYQIIPGKEKVVKELKQAAAKARDIYLAPDPDREGEAIAYHIATEINGSKEHAIHRVTFNEITARAVKEAMEHPGRIDMDKVEAQQARRVLDRLVGYQLSPLLWKKVRRGLSAGRVQSVALRLVVDREREIEAFKQEEYWSIVASLAGPKPPAFNARLHTLEGAVVINRDAPEGERFLLTSAEQAERAAGDLRQAEYTLSGVEKKLRRRSPAAPFTTSTLQQEASRKLGFAAKKTMVLAQQLYEGVELGPEGAVGLITYMRTDSVRVAAEAQAGARKYIRERFGKDYLPPSPPAYKSKAGAQEAHEAVRPTLMTKPPEAVKPYLSRDQQRLYTLIWNRFMASQMKPAELEQTTFEIAARNGAAAVFRATGNVMKFPGFMALYSEGADQAPGEEEEGAMLPPLAEGDRLTLKELLPRQHFTQPPPRYTEASLVRTLEEKGIGRPSTYAAILSTIADRKYVHREDKRFVPTELGMVVNDYLVENFAELLDLGFTARMEDKLDKIETGDFRWVDVVKDFYGPFEKDLVSASQVQGKVKPKDIETNEVCEKCGAPMVIRWGRHGRFLACSAYPACKNTRPLEGEKREAPEEKPTGEVCPTCGAPMVLKRGRFGPFIACSRYPECKTTKPLSTGVKCPEDGGDLIERRTKRGKPFWSCSNYPQCKFAIWHKPIPEKCPACGAPFMVIKKERSGRVVKSCIRKECGHKEELKEPEAA, encoded by the coding sequence ATGGCTTCAAAGCTCGTTATCGTGGAATCACCCGCAAAAGCGCGGACTATCAATAAGATACTGGGCAAGCAGTACGCCGTCAAGGCCTCGGTGGGCCACGTCAAGGACCTGCCGGCCAAGGTGCTCGGCGTGGAGGTAAAGGACGCCTTCCGCCCGGACTACCAGATAATCCCGGGCAAGGAGAAGGTGGTCAAGGAGCTCAAGCAGGCCGCGGCCAAAGCCCGGGACATCTATCTGGCCCCGGACCCCGACCGCGAGGGCGAGGCCATAGCCTACCACATCGCCACCGAGATAAACGGCTCCAAGGAGCACGCCATCCACCGGGTGACCTTCAACGAGATTACGGCCCGCGCGGTCAAGGAGGCCATGGAGCACCCCGGCAGGATAGACATGGACAAGGTGGAGGCCCAGCAGGCCCGGCGGGTGCTGGACCGGCTGGTGGGCTATCAGTTGAGCCCCCTTCTGTGGAAGAAGGTCCGCCGGGGATTGAGCGCGGGCCGCGTCCAATCGGTGGCCCTGCGCCTCGTCGTGGACAGGGAAAGAGAGATAGAGGCCTTCAAGCAGGAGGAGTACTGGTCCATCGTCGCCTCCCTGGCGGGACCGAAACCGCCCGCGTTCAACGCCCGCCTGCACACCCTGGAGGGCGCGGTCGTCATCAACCGCGACGCCCCGGAGGGCGAGCGGTTCCTCCTGACCAGCGCCGAGCAGGCCGAGAGAGCCGCCGGCGACCTCCGCCAGGCCGAGTACACCCTATCCGGGGTGGAGAAGAAGCTCCGGAGGCGCTCCCCTGCCGCGCCCTTCACAACCAGCACCCTTCAGCAGGAGGCCTCGCGCAAGCTGGGCTTCGCGGCCAAGAAGACCATGGTCCTGGCCCAGCAGCTTTACGAGGGCGTGGAGCTGGGGCCCGAAGGAGCGGTGGGCCTCATCACCTACATGAGGACCGATTCCGTTCGCGTGGCCGCCGAAGCGCAAGCCGGAGCGCGGAAATACATCCGGGAGAGGTTCGGCAAGGACTACCTGCCGCCCTCGCCGCCGGCCTACAAGAGCAAGGCCGGCGCCCAGGAGGCCCACGAGGCCGTCCGGCCCACCCTCATGACGAAGCCCCCGGAGGCGGTAAAACCCTACCTCTCCCGCGACCAGCAGAGGCTCTACACCCTCATCTGGAACAGGTTCATGGCCAGCCAGATGAAGCCCGCGGAGCTGGAGCAGACCACCTTCGAGATAGCCGCCCGTAACGGCGCGGCGGCCGTCTTCAGGGCAACGGGCAACGTGATGAAGTTCCCCGGGTTCATGGCCCTGTACTCCGAGGGCGCCGACCAAGCCCCGGGCGAGGAAGAGGAGGGCGCCATGCTCCCGCCCCTGGCCGAGGGAGACAGGCTCACCCTCAAGGAGCTCCTGCCCCGGCAGCACTTCACCCAGCCGCCGCCGCGCTACACCGAGGCCTCGCTGGTCAGGACCCTGGAGGAGAAGGGCATCGGCAGGCCCAGCACCTACGCCGCCATACTCTCCACCATCGCCGACCGCAAGTACGTCCACAGGGAGGACAAGCGGTTCGTGCCCACCGAGCTGGGCATGGTGGTCAACGACTACCTGGTGGAGAACTTCGCCGAGCTCCTGGATCTCGGCTTCACCGCCCGCATGGAGGACAAGCTCGACAAGATAGAGACCGGGGACTTCCGCTGGGTGGACGTGGTCAAGGACTTCTACGGCCCCTTCGAAAAGGACCTCGTCTCCGCCTCCCAGGTGCAGGGCAAGGTCAAGCCCAAGGACATCGAGACCAACGAAGTCTGCGAGAAGTGCGGCGCCCCCATGGTCATCCGCTGGGGCCGCCACGGCAGATTCCTGGCCTGCTCGGCCTACCCCGCCTGCAAGAACACCCGCCCCCTGGAAGGAGAGAAGCGGGAGGCCCCCGAGGAGAAGCCCACCGGAGAGGTCTGCCCCACCTGCGGAGCGCCCATGGTGCTCAAACGAGGGCGCTTCGGCCCTTTCATTGCCTGCTCGCGCTACCCCGAGTGCAAGACCACCAAGCCCCTCTCCACGGGGGTCAAATGCCCCGAAGACGGCGGCGACCTCATCGAGCGCCGCACCAAGAGGGGCAAGCCCTTCTGGAGCTGCTCGAACTACCCCCAGTGCAAGTTCGCCATCTGGCACAAGCCCATCCCGGAGAAATGCCCCGCTTGCGGAGCCCCCTTCATGGTCATCAAGAAAGAGCGCTCCGGCCGGGTGGTGAAAAGCTGCATCCGCAAGGAATGCGGCCACAAGGAAGAACTCAAGGAACCCGAAGCCGCCTAG
- the dprA gene encoding DNA-processing protein DprA: MDTALLALCSLPLLGPMTVRRLLRHFGSAEAVFGADTGELARVPGMGGKRAAGIREFGGFEELERNLALLRREGVRVCLEGEEGYPEGLLALGEDAPLVLYLRGEIVREDRFAVAMVGSRRPTRYGLATAETMAAELAGMGLTVVSGLARGVDAAAHKGALKAGGRTLGVLGSGIDVLYPAENRGLMLRMTETGAVMSEFPPGRPPLQQNFPRRNRLISGLSLGVVVIEAAARSGSLITARHALEQGKEVFAVPGNISSAVSEGTNALIRDGARVALGAQDVIQELAPQLRGYIKSARRGDTVPLSDEEKALCEAMSREPRHIDDISRECGMGVSTALALLLQLELKGVVGQTEGKRFQIL; the protein is encoded by the coding sequence GTGGACACCGCCCTGCTGGCCCTCTGTTCCCTCCCCCTGCTGGGACCGATGACCGTGCGGCGCCTGCTCCGGCACTTCGGCTCCGCGGAGGCCGTCTTCGGGGCCGACACGGGGGAGCTTGCCCGGGTGCCGGGCATGGGGGGAAAAAGGGCCGCGGGCATCCGGGAGTTCGGGGGCTTCGAGGAGCTGGAGAGGAATCTCGCCCTGCTCCGGCGCGAAGGCGTCAGGGTATGCCTGGAGGGCGAGGAGGGCTACCCCGAGGGTCTCCTCGCCCTGGGCGAGGACGCGCCCCTGGTGCTTTACCTGAGGGGAGAAATCGTCCGGGAGGACCGGTTCGCCGTGGCCATGGTGGGCTCACGGCGGCCCACCCGCTACGGGCTGGCCACGGCCGAGACAATGGCCGCCGAGCTGGCCGGCATGGGCCTTACCGTGGTGAGCGGATTGGCCCGGGGCGTGGATGCCGCCGCCCACAAGGGGGCGCTCAAGGCCGGCGGGCGGACCCTGGGCGTGCTGGGCTCGGGAATAGACGTGCTTTATCCGGCCGAAAACAGGGGGCTCATGCTCCGGATGACCGAGACCGGGGCGGTGATGTCGGAATTTCCGCCGGGCAGGCCGCCGCTTCAGCAGAATTTCCCCCGGCGAAACAGGCTCATAAGCGGCTTGTCCCTGGGGGTGGTGGTCATCGAGGCCGCGGCCCGGTCCGGCTCGCTCATTACGGCCCGCCATGCCCTGGAGCAGGGCAAGGAAGTATTCGCCGTCCCGGGCAACATCAGCTCGGCGGTCTCCGAAGGGACCAACGCCCTCATACGCGACGGGGCACGCGTCGCCCTGGGGGCCCAAGATGTGATTCAGGAACTTGCGCCCCAGCTCCGAGGTTATATAAAATCTGCCAGAAGGGGGGACACGGTCCCTCTCTCCGACGAGGAGAAGGCCCTATGCGAGGCGATGAGCAGGGAGCCCAGGCATATAGACGACATCTCCCGGGAGTGCGGGATGGGCGTCTCCACGGCCTTGGCCCTTCTGCTTCAGCTGGAGCTGAAAGGGGTCGTCGGACAGACTGAGGGGAAGAGGTTTCAGATTCTTTAG
- a CDS encoding argininosuccinate synthase has translation MKKIVLAYSGGLDTSVAIAWLKERYGAEVVAFCADLGQKEDLRAVRKKALATGASKVYVEDLREEFVRDHVFPMLRAGAVYEGGYLLGTSIARPLIAKKQIEVARREKATAVAHGATGKGNDQVRFELAYYALMPEVTVVAPWREWGFEGREALIQYAKEKGIPVPATRKKPYSTDMNLLHISYEGGVLEDPWAEPPADMYTMMVPPERAPQKPAYVEVGYHEGNPVSVNGRRMKPHTLLEKLNALAGSHGVGRLDIVENRFVGMKSRGVYETPGGTVLHAAHRAVESVTLDREVMHLGNSLMPRYAELVYNGFWFSPEREALQGMVDDIQKKVTGTARLKLYKGSVSVVGRKSPVSLYHPGYATFGPERVYDQADAEGFIKLTALRLRIGRLLGRQ, from the coding sequence GTGAAGAAGATCGTTCTAGCCTACTCCGGGGGGCTTGACACCTCGGTGGCCATCGCCTGGCTCAAGGAGCGGTACGGCGCGGAGGTCGTCGCCTTCTGCGCCGACCTGGGCCAGAAGGAGGACCTGAGGGCGGTACGGAAAAAGGCCCTCGCCACCGGGGCCTCGAAGGTCTACGTGGAGGACCTGAGGGAGGAGTTCGTCCGCGACCATGTCTTTCCCATGCTCCGGGCGGGCGCCGTCTACGAGGGGGGCTACCTGCTGGGCACCTCCATCGCCCGGCCCCTCATCGCCAAAAAACAGATAGAGGTGGCGCGCAGGGAGAAGGCCACTGCCGTGGCCCACGGGGCCACGGGCAAGGGAAACGACCAGGTGCGCTTTGAGCTTGCCTACTACGCCCTCATGCCCGAGGTCACGGTCGTCGCGCCCTGGCGCGAGTGGGGCTTCGAGGGCCGCGAGGCCCTCATCCAGTATGCGAAGGAAAAGGGCATCCCGGTGCCCGCCACCCGGAAAAAGCCGTACTCCACCGACATGAACCTCCTGCATATAAGCTACGAGGGAGGAGTTCTGGAGGACCCCTGGGCCGAGCCCCCGGCGGACATGTACACCATGATGGTGCCGCCGGAGCGGGCCCCCCAGAAGCCCGCCTACGTGGAGGTGGGCTACCACGAGGGAAACCCGGTGAGTGTGAACGGGCGGAGGATGAAGCCCCACACGCTCCTTGAGAAGCTCAACGCCCTGGCCGGCAGCCACGGGGTGGGACGCCTGGACATCGTGGAGAACCGCTTCGTGGGGATGAAGTCCCGGGGGGTCTACGAGACCCCCGGGGGGACCGTGCTTCACGCCGCGCACAGGGCCGTGGAGTCGGTCACCCTGGACAGGGAGGTCATGCACCTCGGCAACTCCCTCATGCCCCGGTACGCCGAGCTGGTGTACAACGGCTTCTGGTTCTCCCCCGAGCGGGAGGCCCTGCAGGGCATGGTGGACGACATCCAGAAGAAGGTAACCGGCACCGCCCGGCTCAAGCTCTACAAGGGCTCGGTCTCCGTGGTGGGCCGAAAGTCCCCGGTGAGCCTCTACCACCCGGGCTATGCTACCTTCGGGCCCGAGCGGGTATACGACCAGGCCGACGCCGAGGGGTTCATAAAGCTTACCGCCTTACGCCTGAGAATCGGACGCCTTCTGGGCCGCCAGTAA
- a CDS encoding DUF401 family protein → MADILRLTLSFLLIVVLLRMKMKIGYVMLMAAGFLSLSAWMSPYEVGRAVYVSLTDPVTVELIAALWLIRMFEMVLREHDILGEMMAAAGALTPSRRAAIVSMPLLIGTLPSVGGAYFSAPMVEAATRGEEMPPEEKGFVNYWYRHPWEYVLPLYPGILLAAALSGIALRDLILANLVFAGVMAASGFAVSMRNVRGKEGGRGREAGRKRLASFLPIGGVLLLVIAFRMELYMAILVVLAALFLFYRYGWKDLARTLRYGISWEVAVLIGGVMLFKGVMQASGAVENLSAYAAAQGVPLLPTLFFLPLATGLLTGLTIGFVGSTFPLLASLAGGGSLGAVALAFAAGFTGVLFSPVHVCLVLTREYFAADMAGIYRRMLLPAALVLAAAFALYFLL, encoded by the coding sequence GTGGCGGACATTCTGAGGCTCACGCTGTCTTTTCTGCTCATCGTCGTTCTGCTGAGGATGAAGATGAAGATAGGCTACGTCATGCTCATGGCGGCGGGCTTTCTCTCCCTGTCGGCCTGGATGAGCCCCTATGAAGTGGGCCGGGCGGTATACGTCTCGCTGACCGACCCCGTGACGGTGGAGCTCATTGCCGCGCTCTGGCTCATCAGGATGTTCGAGATGGTCCTCCGGGAGCACGACATCCTCGGCGAGATGATGGCGGCCGCCGGTGCGCTTACGCCGAGCCGCCGCGCGGCCATCGTCTCCATGCCCCTTCTCATCGGGACGCTCCCCTCGGTGGGCGGGGCCTATTTCAGCGCCCCCATGGTGGAGGCGGCCACCAGGGGGGAGGAGATGCCTCCGGAGGAAAAGGGCTTCGTCAACTACTGGTACCGCCATCCCTGGGAATACGTGCTTCCCCTGTACCCGGGCATACTCCTGGCCGCGGCCCTCTCGGGCATCGCGCTCCGGGACCTCATCCTGGCAAACCTCGTCTTTGCCGGGGTGATGGCCGCCTCGGGGTTTGCGGTGAGCATGCGAAACGTGAGGGGAAAGGAGGGCGGCCGGGGCCGGGAGGCGGGAAGAAAGCGCCTGGCGAGCTTCCTTCCCATCGGAGGGGTGCTCCTCCTGGTCATCGCCTTCCGGATGGAGCTGTACATGGCCATCCTGGTAGTGCTGGCCGCCCTGTTTCTGTTTTACCGCTACGGGTGGAAAGACCTGGCGAGGACCCTCCGGTACGGGATTTCCTGGGAGGTGGCCGTGCTCATCGGCGGGGTGATGCTCTTCAAGGGAGTAATGCAGGCTTCCGGCGCCGTGGAGAACCTCAGCGCGTACGCGGCCGCCCAGGGCGTGCCCCTTCTGCCCACGCTGTTTTTCCTTCCCCTCGCCACGGGGCTCTTGACGGGCCTTACCATAGGATTCGTGGGCTCCACCTTTCCGCTTCTGGCCAGCCTGGCCGGGGGCGGCTCTCTGGGGGCCGTGGCCCTGGCCTTCGCCGCGGGGTTTACGGGGGTGCTCTTCTCCCCCGTGCACGTCTGCCTGGTCCTCACCCGGGAGTACTTCGCCGCCGACATGGCGGGCATCTACCGGCGGATGCTCCTTCCCGCGGCCCTGGTGCTCGCCGCGGCCTTCGCGCTTTATTTTCTTCTGTGA
- the ftsE gene encoding cell division ATP-binding protein FtsE, which translates to MIHFQNVSKTYDALSALKDITFSVERGEMAYVTGPSGAGKTTLLRLIFLAEEPDHGTITVDGQRIDQLGDSDIPRLRRKVGVVFQDFKLLERRTAYENVALTLRVRGLPESAIKPAVFETLKMVNLRHKADSYPPTLSGGEQQRVAIARALIGEPTVLLADEPTGNLDPETAWGIMRIFKEINARGTTVLHATHNRDLFRGSAGRVFRLEGGGLFPEAGL; encoded by the coding sequence GTGATACATTTCCAGAACGTCTCGAAGACCTACGACGCCCTTTCCGCCCTCAAGGACATCACCTTTTCGGTGGAGCGCGGCGAGATGGCCTACGTGACCGGCCCCAGCGGGGCGGGCAAGACCACGCTTTTGAGGCTCATCTTCCTTGCCGAGGAGCCCGACCACGGCACCATCACCGTGGACGGGCAGCGGATAGACCAGCTCGGGGACTCCGACATCCCGCGCCTCAGGCGGAAGGTGGGTGTGGTGTTTCAGGACTTCAAGCTCCTGGAGCGGCGCACCGCCTACGAGAACGTGGCCCTCACCCTGAGGGTGCGGGGCCTGCCGGAGTCGGCCATCAAGCCCGCCGTCTTCGAGACCCTGAAGATGGTCAACCTCCGGCACAAGGCCGACAGCTATCCGCCCACCCTCTCCGGCGGCGAGCAGCAGCGGGTGGCCATCGCCCGGGCCCTCATCGGGGAGCCCACGGTGCTTCTGGCCGACGAGCCCACCGGCAACCTCGATCCCGAAACGGCCTGGGGCATCATGCGCATCTTCAAGGAGATAAACGCCCGGGGGACCACGGTGCTTCACGCAACCCATAACCGCGACCTCTTCCGGGGCTCGGCGGGCAGGGTCTTCCGCCTGGAGGGCGGCGGCCTTTTCCCGGAGGCGGGCCTGTGA
- a CDS encoding ABC transporter permease yields the protein MSYPFRVAFEGLWKEKWINVLSMCTIGAGLFIMMLAALVVYNLNLATRSLPERFTITAYLKDGLDDGATGDVMKAVRGLSGVKKVVYVSKDDALRDLASTLKDADFVLEGLDENPLPDALVLTLGEEAVKGGRVGDLAATLSGLQGVQDVQYGEELLAAIRSVGRYSRAFGLFLVTVLSAGVLFVCYSTVKILFYRKKPEIDTLKLLGATRWFIRSPFLIEGGVVGLAGGAISGLSVAVLYSVVLGSLGASLPAVLSIATPSELVLLAPPAGLLVGLVGAFFAVGRIKF from the coding sequence GTGAGCTATCCCTTCCGCGTGGCCTTCGAGGGCCTCTGGAAAGAGAAATGGATAAACGTGCTGTCCATGTGCACCATCGGGGCGGGCCTGTTCATCATGATGCTGGCTGCCCTGGTGGTCTACAACCTCAACCTGGCCACCCGGTCCCTGCCGGAGCGCTTCACCATCACCGCCTATCTGAAGGACGGCCTGGACGACGGGGCCACCGGGGACGTCATGAAGGCCGTCCGGGGGCTCTCGGGGGTGAAGAAGGTCGTCTACGTCTCCAAGGACGACGCCTTGAGGGACCTGGCCTCCACCCTCAAGGACGCCGATTTCGTCCTGGAGGGCCTGGATGAAAACCCCCTTCCCGACGCCCTGGTGCTTACGCTCGGGGAAGAGGCCGTCAAGGGCGGCCGGGTGGGCGACCTGGCCGCCACGCTCTCGGGCCTCCAGGGGGTGCAGGACGTGCAGTACGGCGAGGAGCTGCTTGCGGCCATCAGGAGCGTGGGCCGCTATTCGCGGGCCTTCGGGCTCTTTCTGGTGACGGTCCTCTCGGCGGGGGTGCTCTTCGTCTGCTACAGCACGGTGAAGATACTCTTTTACAGGAAGAAACCCGAAATCGACACCCTGAAGCTCCTCGGGGCCACCCGGTGGTTCATCCGCTCCCCCTTCCTCATCGAGGGCGGCGTGGTGGGGCTGGCCGGGGGCGCGATAAGCGGGCTCAGTGTGGCCGTCCTTTACTCCGTGGTGCTGGGGAGCCTGGGGGCCTCCCTGCCGGCCGTTCTGAGCATAGCCACCCCCTCGGAACTGGTCCTCCTCGCTCCGCCGGCGGGCCTCCTGGTCGGCCTGGTGGGGGCCTTCTTCGCCGTGGGCAGGATAAAGTTCTGA
- a CDS encoding peptidoglycan DD-metalloendopeptidase family protein, with product MAFRRVSLLLAAAFSLVLLVPSAFAAEDPGTVQERLEDVQKKIEGNEAQLKSARKLERVTLKELEAADRKLVRVSKQLSVYRAKLKKTQSRTVVLEGEMAFLEARIEDRKHWLVRKLRAMNRHSRSGDMLLVLSGSSDLGQLVRRWHYLGVLARHDKDVMEAYRADLTERAQKRKELAAVTGELKDQEHKVLLAEKALLGEKKKKEALLARVRSKKGSYERMLKELRRSSARLQKMLKQYKQATRYRGTSIRKLKGRLPWPVHGPVAVPYGVQEDPRFKTPVFRNGIYIAAPPGALARAVHGGDVVYADWFRGYGQVVIINHGGGYHSLYGNLSEIFLKQGDIIGKDDVIGRVGTSGMLSRPSLYFEIRYNGKPLNPTQWLSKNRR from the coding sequence ATGGCTTTCCGGCGAGTGAGCCTGCTTCTGGCCGCGGCCTTCTCCCTGGTGCTGCTCGTTCCCTCCGCATTTGCAGCCGAAGACCCCGGCACGGTACAGGAGCGCCTCGAGGACGTCCAGAAGAAGATAGAGGGCAACGAAGCGCAGCTGAAGAGCGCGCGGAAGCTCGAGCGGGTCACCCTCAAGGAGCTGGAGGCGGCCGACCGCAAGCTGGTGCGGGTCTCCAAGCAGCTGTCCGTCTACAGGGCCAAGCTCAAGAAGACCCAGAGCCGCACGGTCGTCCTGGAGGGCGAGATGGCCTTTCTCGAGGCCCGCATCGAGGACAGGAAGCACTGGCTGGTCCGGAAACTGAGGGCCATGAACCGGCACAGCAGGTCCGGGGACATGCTGCTTGTGCTTTCGGGCTCCAGCGACCTGGGGCAGCTGGTGAGGCGGTGGCACTACCTGGGGGTCCTGGCCCGCCACGACAAGGACGTCATGGAGGCTTACCGTGCCGACCTCACGGAGCGTGCCCAAAAGCGCAAGGAGCTGGCGGCCGTCACCGGCGAGCTCAAGGATCAGGAGCACAAGGTGCTCCTGGCGGAGAAGGCCCTCCTCGGGGAGAAGAAGAAAAAGGAGGCGCTGCTGGCCCGGGTCCGGAGCAAGAAGGGCTCCTATGAGCGTATGCTCAAGGAGCTCCGGCGGTCCTCGGCCCGCCTGCAGAAAATGCTCAAGCAGTACAAGCAGGCCACCCGCTACCGGGGGACGAGCATCCGCAAGCTCAAGGGCAGGCTGCCCTGGCCGGTGCACGGCCCGGTGGCCGTCCCCTACGGCGTGCAGGAGGACCCGCGCTTCAAGACCCCGGTATTCCGAAACGGCATCTACATCGCCGCCCCCCCGGGCGCCCTGGCCCGCGCCGTGCACGGCGGGGACGTGGTCTATGCCGACTGGTTCCGGGGCTACGGGCAGGTGGTCATCATCAACCACGGGGGCGGCTACCACTCCCTGTACGGGAACCTCTCGGAGATTTTTTTGAAGCAAGGCGATATAATAGGGAAGGACGATGTCATAGGGCGGGTCGGCACCTCGGGAATGCTGAGCAGGCCGTCCCTTTATTTTGAGATTCGCTACAACGGCAAACCGCTGAACCCGACCCAATGGCTGTCGAAAAACAGGCGATAG
- a CDS encoding S41 family peptidase, translating into MRRKRALALLVTLAVVAAISLAVWAPGSRVSAEGEVYEGLKVFTEVLSVVKTKYVEETNTQDLIYDALAGMLKSLDPHSGFMTPDMYKEMQIDTRGKFGGLGIQISMKDGVLTVIAPIEDTPAWRAGIEAGDKIIKIDGESTQDMSLQEAVNKMRGPKGTSVVITIFREGEKEPKDYAIVRDIIEIKSVDAKVVEDGIGYVRLKQFQEKSAAEMEAALQDLVGKEEVTALILDLRNNPGGLLTSSIDVANLFLPSGKLVVYTKGRAEDRTDYRTVQDGPYQDIPMVVLVNQGSASASEIVAGALKDWRRAIVLGTETFGKGSVQSVIGLSDGSGLRLTTARYYTPKGQSIQNTGITPDIVVKLKSANGAAEHVVVREKDLKGHLENEQAGQGDASDTGEEKAVIFSSLSPEDDTQLQRAIDLLKAWETFKKLPDGEFLPRVENVPAHS; encoded by the coding sequence ATGCGAAGGAAGAGGGCTCTGGCCCTCCTTGTTACGCTTGCCGTAGTGGCGGCCATTTCCCTGGCCGTCTGGGCCCCCGGCTCCCGGGTGAGCGCGGAGGGCGAAGTATACGAAGGCCTCAAGGTCTTCACCGAGGTCCTCTCGGTGGTGAAAACCAAGTACGTCGAGGAGACCAATACCCAGGACCTCATCTACGACGCCCTGGCCGGCATGCTGAAGTCCCTGGACCCCCACTCGGGGTTCATGACGCCGGACATGTACAAGGAGATGCAGATAGACACCCGCGGGAAGTTCGGCGGCCTGGGCATCCAGATATCCATGAAGGACGGCGTCCTTACCGTCATCGCCCCCATCGAGGACACCCCGGCCTGGCGCGCGGGCATAGAGGCCGGCGATAAGATCATCAAGATAGACGGTGAGTCCACCCAGGACATGAGCCTCCAGGAGGCCGTCAACAAGATGCGCGGCCCCAAGGGCACCTCGGTCGTCATCACCATCTTCCGCGAGGGCGAGAAGGAGCCGAAGGACTACGCCATCGTCCGGGACATCATCGAGATAAAGAGCGTGGATGCGAAGGTCGTCGAGGACGGCATCGGTTACGTGCGGCTCAAGCAGTTCCAGGAGAAGTCCGCGGCCGAGATGGAGGCGGCGCTCCAGGACCTGGTGGGCAAGGAGGAGGTCACCGCCCTCATCCTGGACCTCCGGAACAACCCCGGCGGGCTCCTCACCAGCTCCATCGACGTGGCCAACCTGTTCCTGCCCTCGGGCAAGCTGGTGGTCTATACGAAGGGCCGGGCCGAGGACCGCACCGACTACCGCACGGTGCAGGACGGGCCCTATCAGGACATCCCGATGGTGGTCCTGGTCAACCAGGGGAGCGCCAGCGCTTCGGAGATAGTGGCCGGCGCGCTCAAGGACTGGAGGCGGGCCATCGTGCTGGGGACCGAGACCTTCGGCAAGGGCTCCGTGCAAAGCGTCATCGGCCTTTCGGACGGCTCGGGCCTCAGGCTCACCACCGCCCGGTACTATACGCCCAAGGGCCAGAGCATCCAGAACACGGGCATAACCCCGGATATCGTGGTGAAGCTGAAGTCCGCCAACGGAGCCGCCGAGCACGTCGTGGTGCGGGAGAAGGACCTCAAGGGCCACCTGGAGAACGAACAGGCGGGCCAGGGCGACGCATCGGATACCGGCGAGGAGAAGGCCGTCATATTCTCCAGCCTGAGCCCGGAGGACGACACCCAGCTTCAGCGGGCCATCGACCTTCTGAAGGCCTGGGAGACGTTCAAGAAGCTTCCCGACGGCGAGTTTCTGCCCCGCGTGGAGAATGTCCCGGCTCATAGTTGA
- a CDS encoding ribonuclease H-like domain-containing protein: MSRLIVDIETVGKELRELDDVTRAYFLRGKQTAEEVKEVEETLGFYPVTAEVVAIGLLNPDTSRGAVYFQTPGEDPLLPFEEGGITYATGSEREILARFWETVRTYESLVTFNGRGFDCPFLLVRSAVHGIAPTRDLMPNRYSDLHIDLMDRLSFFGSVRRKFSLDIWCRALGLESPKQEMSGYEVAGLYREGRHLDIARYCARDLFATKGLFEVWEKYIGSRPV; this comes from the coding sequence ATGTCCCGGCTCATAGTTGACATCGAGACGGTAGGCAAGGAGCTTCGCGAGCTCGACGATGTCACCAGGGCGTACTTTCTGCGGGGGAAACAGACGGCCGAGGAGGTCAAGGAGGTCGAGGAGACCCTGGGCTTCTACCCGGTGACGGCCGAGGTGGTGGCCATCGGCCTGCTCAACCCCGACACCTCCCGCGGAGCCGTGTATTTCCAGACCCCCGGCGAGGACCCCCTCCTGCCCTTCGAGGAGGGCGGCATCACGTACGCCACGGGCTCCGAGAGGGAGATACTGGCCAGGTTCTGGGAGACGGTGCGGACCTATGAATCCCTGGTCACCTTTAACGGCCGGGGTTTCGACTGCCCCTTTCTCCTGGTGCGCTCCGCCGTGCACGGCATAGCGCCCACGCGGGACCTCATGCCCAACCGCTACAGCGACCTGCACATCGACCTCATGGACCGCCTCTCCTTCTTCGGCTCGGTCAGGCGGAAGTTCAGCCTGGACATATGGTGCCGCGCCCTGGGCCTGGAGAGCCCCAAGCAGGAGATGAGCGGCTACGAGGTGGCCGGCCTGTACCGCGAGGGCCGCCACCTGGACATCGCCCGCTACTGCGCCCGGGACCTCTTCGCCACCAAGGGCCTTTTTGAGGTCTGGGAAAAATACATCGGCTCCCGCCCTGTCTGA